In one Solanum dulcamara chromosome 1, daSolDulc1.2, whole genome shotgun sequence genomic region, the following are encoded:
- the LOC129897151 gene encoding glucan endo-1,3-beta-glucosidase 2, whose translation METNKVVLFLMFLAVSAVFADEDVFIGVNIGTELSDMPHPTQVVALLKAQQIRHVRLFNADRGMLLALANTGIKVAVSVPNEQLLGVGQSNTTAANWVNQNVVSHYPATNITTICVGSEVLSALPNAAPILVNALKFIHSALLASNLDRQIKVSTPLASPIILDSFPPSQAFFNHTVKPVLIPLLKFLQSTNSYFMLNVYPYYDYMKSNGVIPLDYALFKPLAANKEAVDSNTLLHYTNVFDAMIDAAYFAMLDVNFTNIPVMVTESGWPSMGESNEPDATVDNANTYNSNLIKHVLNKTGTPKQPGIAVSTYIYELYNEDAKAGPLSEKNWGLFNNNGTPVYILRLTESGSLFANNTSNQTYCAAKEGADTKMLQAALDWACGTGKVDCAPLMQGEPCYEPDNVAAHATYAFDAYYHMMGKAPGTCDFNGVATITTTNPSHGSCVFLSNIGRNGTFLNGTAPAMDSTSSSAYPARYLNNNAFSMTLIMILGILGLSVVLL comes from the exons ATGGAAACTAACAAAGTTGTGCTTTTCTTGATGTTTTTAGCAGTTTCTGCAGTTTTTGCTGATGAAG ATGTCTTCATTGGAGTAAACATTGGAACGGAGCTCTCAGACATGCCACATCCAACTCAAGTAGTTGCACTTCTTAAAGCCCAGCAAATTCGACATGTTCGTCTCTTCAATGCAGATCGTGGCATGCTTCTTGCGCTTGCAAATACAGGCATCAAAGTCGCTGTTTCTGTGCCCAATGAACAGCTCCTTGGTGTTGGTCAATCGAATACCACTGCTGCTAATTGGGTTAACCAAAATGTTGTCTCACATTATCCAGCTACCAACATCACAACCATATGTGTTGGTTCTGAGGTTCTATCAGCTCTTCCAAATGCTGCACCAATCCTCGTCAACGCCCTTAAGTTCATTCATTCAGCCCTTTTGGCATCAAACCTGGACAGGCAAATAAAAGTTTCAACACCTCTAGCTTCTCCCATCATCCTCGACTCGTTCCCCCCATCTCAAGCCTTCTTCAATCACACTGTGAAACCAGTATTAATACCACTGCTCAAATTCCTTCAATCCACTAATTCTTATTTCATGCTAAACGTCTATCCTTATTACGACTACATGAAATCCAACGGTGTTATTCCGCTAGATTATGCTCTCTTCAAGCCTCTAGCTGCAAATAAAGAAGCTGTGGACTCCAACACACTTTTGCATTATACAAACGTCTTTGATGCAATGATCGATGCTGCTTACTTTGCAATGCTTGACGTCAATTTCACCAATATTCCTGTTATGGTGACTGAATCAGGCTGGCCATCAATGGGCGAATCGAACGAACCTGATGCTACTGTAGACAATGCTAACACGTACAACAGCAATCTGATAAAACATGTGCTAAACAAAACTGGAACTCCTAAGCAACCTGGTATTGCTGTTAGTACTTACATCTATGAGCTATACAATGAAGATGCTAAGGCAGGGCCTTTATCAGAGAAGAATTGGGGATTATTTAATAACAACGGCACACCAGTTTATATTCTACGGTTGACTGAATCAGGATCTCTTTTTGCAAACAATACTTCTAACCAGACTTACTGCGCTGCAAAAGAAGGGGCGGATACTAAAATGCTACAGGCTGCTTTGGATTGGGCTTGCGGAACTGGTAAGGTAGATTGTGCACCATTGATGCAGGGGGAACCGTGTTATGAGCCAGATAATGTGGCTGCACATGCTACCTATGCTTTTGATGCTTACTATCACATGATGGGGAAGGCTCCCGGGACTTGCGACTTCAACGGGGTAGCTACAATCACCACAACTAATCCAA GTCATGGTTCATGTGTATTTTTAAG CAATATTGGCAGAAATGGAACTTTCCTAAATGGCACAGCTCCAGCTATGGATTCCACGAGTTCATCAGCCTATCCTGCCCGGTATTTAAACAATAATGCTTTTTCAATGACACTGATAATGATTCTGGGAATTCTAGGATTGAGCGTGGTTCTTTTGTAG